In Xiphophorus maculatus strain JP 163 A chromosome 15, X_maculatus-5.0-male, whole genome shotgun sequence, the following are encoded in one genomic region:
- the LOC111611338 gene encoding uncharacterized protein LOC111611338: MKQRGAMEDPMWRKMFLFFILQFTGALSRDLSLYYAVRAGDDVTLSCENVIDGHSNCDTTSWIYSKAGRPAVELHNNGQLKVTRSDRLSVSANCSLIVKKVTDQDVGRYTCRQFKKPGEGQFGSDAVVRLSLVHLTEHEDQNKMTLTCSVVTDEPCKHSVKWLYNGNLLGKDNKEITESSSSCSAAVAFQTSNYFYQLRFNTFKCEVKIENKVQLFTFSSRPSEKDKPTTTSAATTKPDKIQETGETIVTTKLDGTSVSRDGADWWRFLSGSVGLAALIAAVLIVTIWARTKGRKTHLDKNTVCYDEDEAALNYENIRTSSV; the protein is encoded by the exons ATGAAGCAGAGAGGAGCCATGGAGGATCCTAtgtggaggaaaatgtttctgtttttcatcctgCAGTTTACAG GAGCTCTGAGCAGAGATCTGTCTCTCTACTACGCTGTCAGAGCTGGAGATGACGTCACTTTGTCCTGTGAAAATGTGATCGATGGTCACAGTAACTGTGACACAACATCCTGGATCTACAGTAAAGCAGGTCGACCAGCTGTAGAGTTACATAATAATGGGCAGCTTAAGGTTACCAGATCAGACAGACTGAGTGTTTCTGCAAACTGTTCTCTGATTGTAAAGAAAGTCACAGATCAGGATGTTGGTCGGTACACCTGCAGACAGTTTAAGAAACCAGGAGAAGGTCAGTTTGGTTCAGATGCTGTGGTTCGTCTTTCTCTCGTTCACT TGACAGAACATGAGGACCAGAACAAGATGACATTAACCTGCTCTGTGGTGACAGATGAACCATGTAAACACTCAGTGAAGTGGTTGTATAATGGTAACCTTTTGGGTAAagacaacaaagaaataacagAATCATCGTcttcctgctctgctgctgTCGCCTTCCAGACGTCTAATTACTTTTACCAGTTAAGGTTTAACACGTTCAAGTGTGAAGTAAAGATAGAAAATAAAGTTCAGCTTTTTACCTTCAGCTCTCGTCCATCAG AGAAAGACAAACCAACAACCACATCGGCAGCAACAACTAAACCAGACAAAATACAAGAAACTGGGGAAACGATAGTTACAACTAAACTAGATGGAACATCAGTCTCTAGAGACGgag CAGACTGGTGGAGGTTCCTCTCTGGTTCTGTGGGTTTAGCTGCTCTGATAGCAGCTGTTCTGATCGTCACCATTTGGGCCAGAACTAAAG GGAGGAAAACACATCTGGATAAAAACACT GTGTGTTATGATGAAGATGAAGCTGCTCTGAACTATGAAAACATCAGAACTTCTTCAGTTTGA